CAAAAATGCTCCCAGTGACCAATTGGCTGTTCATAATCCCTCCTGCCAAAAAGTCATAACCTTCAGGCTCATGAAGCAAAACAAGATTCTGCTACTCAGATGCTCTGAATCTGGGACACGCTGGTTTTGATGataattttaatcagtttttacTTCCATCTTCTCAGGCTCTTCTGCCCAAGACTACTCTGTCCAGCAGGAAAAAGCTGCACACAAACGTTTCAGAGCTGTACCTTCCAAGGCGCCAGTCTCCCCATCCTCTTCAGTTGTCCACGTCCTCCTCTTCATTCTGTTCTTCTTCCTCCAGCCTTTCCTCATCTTCGTCGTTGTCCTCATCCCTGCTCTTGTCTTGCTCTTCTGaatctgtttttttgtctttgtccttcttcTTTTGCTCTGAAGCTTCCTTCTTACCTTTCTGCTCCCTTCTATAAGCTGTAAGGATGAAGGAGGGAGTTGGGAGACAAGGCTGAACCAAACAGACTGCAGCCACTAATACCACTGCATAACTGGaaacactgaggcacagaaggaaaaataacctGCCCAGCATCACAAAACTGATATGAGGTAGTGCCATTTGAATCTCACCCAATACTTGCTTACTGGACCTAAAGGGACTCAAGCTAATGAAGACTTAGGGCCAAGTGAGCAGGTCATACAGGATGAACATCTACTTGGTTGAGTAAACGAAGAGGTCGTTACCTTCCAGAGCTTCTTTTAAGGGAGTAACGAACCGCTGAAACTCCATCTCCTCCATGGCTGAGAGAACATCGCTGGCATTCAGCGTCTTGCGTTTCCCTTTCATCGCGAAGTTGTTGGCGCTGAACAAGAAGATTAAGGGCTGTCAGAATCCTTCTTGGCCCGTATGCAGTGAGTGGGAAAAGGACGACCCAGAGGTGGAATGGAAATGCCCAAGTCTAAGATACATGGATTTTGGTGACACAGTAAGTCCCTCCCTTCCCTGTACAAAAGGGTAAGGCAAAGttactctgttttattttgttccacaGCTTGCAATACCTGGATGAAGACTCTGAACCTCCCTCCACTGGGGAAGATCATAATTATTGGGGTTTGCGGGTTCTAGGCCGCGAACTCCgaaccaggggtggggggggtgtctgcGTCTCCCTTAAGCCTCAGCCCCCAGCTAAGCTCTGGTTAGCTCTGCCCGCCTCACCAGGATGTGGCGTACAACACGAAGACGCTGGCGGCGCGGGAGATGGCGCTCCGGGCCTCCTTGGAGATGTTGACACCTTCCGGGAGCTGTGACAAGAGAGGGGGTGAGCAAAGCTACTGCCCCAGGACCTCTTTACCCTTGCCTGCTCGTCCGCCCCTGGCCCATCCGCCAGCCGGAGATGCTCACCGCCTCCTTGATGATCCTGGTGATGACGGCATTGGGCAGGTTTAGGTCCTCGGGCCTCTCCGCCATTGCCACGGCCGGAGCCGGCCTCCTCTTCAGGCCGCTACAGCGTCCGGACTTCCCGCGTCGCCACCGTCTGACCCAACGAGGCTTCCGTTCCGCCCCGTTTTGCCCACACCGTGTCCCACAGTGCCCCGCGCGCCatatcctccctcctcccccagccccgcctccGACTGCAGTCGTCTGTTCATCTGAACTTTCCACGCCGCTAGTTTTAGCCCTAGGGGTTTCTATCAGGCCACAACGGCACCTGGCGCCCCTTCCCAAGCTCGCTTCCCTGCTTCACGCCACCACCTCGTCTGGAACTTGCTTAGCAAATTAAGTATGGCCTTCTGGGGCTTCCGTCCCTTTCCCATAGTGCTCTGCGCCGCTGCCTGGCAACGGTGCTGTCGGAGGCTGGCTTGGGAGACGAAGGCGTGGACTGAGCCGGCGGGGCGGGTCCCTTCGGAAGAGAGGCGGGACCTGGCGCTTGGCCCCGCTGCTGTCTTCACCGCGGGTTGAGGAGCAGCGTCTTCCTTGTAGGCTTCGGCTTCCTAGCCGCTTGGCCTCTGCTTTGGCTCCGCGGAAGCGCGGCCCTCCTTGGCCGGATTCTCCCACTTCCCTCTTCTGGAAGCAGGGAATCTTTATTGAACTCTCCAGGCCCTGATATCCCCTCTTAAATCTTTTCACCGCTCTCAACTTTGTAATAATGGTATTAAGGATAAGTGTTAACCTAAAATTTTTAATGCAGACTACTTTGTCAGTACAGTGTAGGGCTGGCAACAAAAAGATGGGCATGATTAGACCTTGGGGTTCACTTCGAGCTGGTCAGGTAACAAAAGGTCCATAAGCAGCCGGTTTTAAGAATAACATTCGCATTCAAAAACAAACCCTGTTAAACTTGTATTTATGTTTTAGTTCATTGACTTGATCATCGTTCATCTTTCCTAGTCAAAAGCATCAGCATGGTTTTACaatggtccccccccccccccccgagggaGCGGTGGGGCgaccactgcatatggaagttctcaggccagggatggaacctgcaccacagcagtgactcaggtgGGAGGTACCCTTAACACTCTGCGCCACAAGAGAAATACTGCATTGGCTTTTTAAGTTGTATCATTTTCATATTACGTAGTAGAAACTCTCCTCACTCCCACTGaacagttgttttccttgaaacCTGCTGCCTCAGGTCATGCTTAGTTTTCCTGTTTTTGATAGAAACATGAGTACAGAGAACTATTTCCCTATTatgagaaaaacaacagcaaatgcAGTGATAAATGGCAACTGAAACTCTTCTCTTAGAGAATATGGGGTTTGGTGGGGGAGGGCTCCACTTGACTAGAATACACATGGTTTAAAGATGTCAGGAGGTACACAGCTCCAGCCAGTGGCTGTCTAGTTGGAATTGGACCCCCCTTtgagagaacccagaaatctgAACATTATGGGCTATTTCCATCTTTAAATAATGGCTCAAAGTGCAGGCCATACAAAACAAGTT
The Sus scrofa isolate TJ Tabasco breed Duroc chromosome 1, Sscrofa11.1, whole genome shotgun sequence DNA segment above includes these coding regions:
- the POLE3 gene encoding DNA polymerase epsilon subunit 3, whose translation is MAERPEDLNLPNAVITRIIKEALPEGVNISKEARSAISRAASVFVLYATSCANNFAMKGKRKTLNASDVLSAMEEMEFQRFVTPLKEALEAYRREQKGKKEASEQKKKDKDKKTDSEEQDKSRDEDNDEDEERLEEEEQNEEEDVDN